One window from the genome of Pseudobdellovibrionaceae bacterium encodes:
- the lgt gene encoding prolipoprotein diacylglyceryl transferase yields the protein MIPQLEVLGYAIPTYLLTLSIVYCIGIFYFFKRLARFSLNPNVASDILLLAMVLGFIGARVFYIIYQEPDYYMQNPFEILQFWHGGFVYYGGFLTAMLACFMYLKRKNENLGLWMDAAAPVLALGYGLGRLACFFNGCCYGAVCTLPWAIQFPHLHGERHPTQLYAVAFELSVWALLLLLERKVTYKFKTFGMLFYTWIVAHGIGRIVMELFRDDPRGEKIFGFTISTCISLILIAWGTIRLIQNIKTPTSSNPTDTSTTKAKNTL from the coding sequence TTGATACCTCAATTAGAAGTTTTAGGATATGCCATTCCTACTTACTTGCTGACCCTATCTATTGTTTACTGTATAGGTATTTTCTATTTTTTTAAAAGACTTGCGCGTTTCAGTTTAAACCCTAATGTCGCTTCAGACATCTTGCTTTTAGCTATGGTCTTAGGTTTTATTGGGGCACGTGTGTTTTATATCATCTACCAAGAACCTGACTACTATATGCAAAACCCCTTCGAGATTCTGCAATTTTGGCATGGTGGTTTTGTGTATTATGGTGGATTTTTAACTGCCATGCTGGCGTGCTTTATGTACTTAAAACGTAAAAACGAAAATCTAGGTTTATGGATGGACGCCGCTGCCCCTGTGCTGGCTTTAGGGTATGGGCTGGGACGGTTAGCCTGCTTTTTTAATGGCTGCTGCTATGGTGCCGTCTGTACACTCCCATGGGCCATTCAGTTTCCTCACCTCCATGGCGAAAGACACCCTACACAACTTTATGCGGTCGCTTTTGAACTGTCAGTATGGGCATTATTGCTGCTGCTTGAACGCAAGGTCACTTATAAATTTAAAACATTTGGAATGTTATTCTACACATGGATCGTCGCCCACGGCATAGGCCGCATCGTCATGGAACTCTTCCGCGACGACCCCAGAGGCGAAAAAATCTTTGGTTTTACAATCTCCACCTGCATCAGCCTCATTCTTATCGCATGGGGCACAATAAGACTCATCCAAAACATAAAAACACCAACAAGCTCTAACCCCACTGATACCAGCACAACAAAAGCAAAGAACACCTTATAA
- a CDS encoding sigma-54 dependent transcriptional regulator, with protein MSLKILIIDDDQGLRLGIRSHLKETGAEIHEAFDGVNGIEVFERLNPETVDFVLLDVDMPRKNGLEVLKTIKAQSPGTTVIMMTAYATIENAVFAVKNGAFSYLSKPINYQDLKEVMEKAADAHDLVQMAAHAAPIFYDSDQKIVGKNEKMQSVFAVISRLSKVDTPVLIRGESGTGKELVAKAIHYNSPRREGKFVAVNCSAIPESLFESEFFGHEKGAFTGADQRKIGRFQFAEGGTLFLDELGDLPLHMQVKLLRVLQEKIFTPVGANQDIETDVRIIAATNRDLEKMITQNQFRDDLYYRLNVMPIVLPPLRERREDIERLIHLFVKKFNKTHKKEVRKISPEALMCLTSYDWPGNIRELENVIEHTFILNDEHEILLSHLPEKLLKAVNVHLPQKTKHQNAESLIDKQAEESVELFEDKKIEIPIDSLDFQKQKEEFERRFIIEALKANGGKINQTALQANIPKKTLLRKIEKYGIDPKSFTP; from the coding sequence ATGTCGTTAAAGATTTTAATTATTGATGATGATCAGGGGCTGCGCTTAGGCATTCGGTCACACTTAAAAGAAACAGGGGCCGAGATTCATGAAGCTTTTGATGGTGTGAATGGGATTGAGGTTTTTGAGCGTCTTAATCCTGAGACTGTTGATTTTGTTTTATTGGATGTGGACATGCCCAGAAAAAATGGTCTGGAAGTTTTAAAGACCATCAAGGCTCAGTCTCCAGGAACGACAGTGATCATGATGACGGCTTATGCGACTATTGAAAACGCGGTCTTTGCTGTGAAGAACGGCGCTTTTAGTTATTTATCCAAGCCCATTAACTATCAAGACTTAAAAGAAGTGATGGAAAAGGCTGCGGACGCCCACGATCTAGTGCAGATGGCGGCCCATGCAGCTCCCATATTTTATGACAGTGACCAAAAGATTGTAGGCAAAAACGAAAAGATGCAGAGTGTGTTTGCTGTGATCTCAAGACTCAGCAAAGTCGACACTCCTGTGCTAATTCGTGGAGAATCTGGAACAGGTAAAGAGCTTGTGGCTAAGGCCATTCATTATAACTCTCCTCGTAGAGAAGGGAAGTTTGTGGCGGTCAACTGTTCAGCGATCCCAGAGAGTCTTTTTGAAAGTGAATTCTTTGGTCATGAAAAAGGGGCCTTTACGGGTGCGGACCAAAGAAAGATTGGTCGATTTCAATTTGCCGAAGGTGGCACTCTGTTCTTAGATGAATTGGGGGATTTGCCCTTACACATGCAAGTGAAACTGCTGCGAGTGTTACAGGAAAAAATATTTACCCCTGTTGGAGCCAACCAAGACATCGAGACCGATGTCCGTATTATTGCTGCCACTAATCGTGATTTAGAAAAGATGATCACCCAGAATCAATTTCGCGATGATCTGTACTATCGCTTAAACGTGATGCCGATTGTGCTTCCGCCTCTTAGAGAACGTCGAGAAGACATCGAGCGCCTGATTCATTTATTTGTGAAAAAGTTCAATAAGACTCACAAAAAAGAAGTGCGTAAAATATCACCAGAGGCCTTGATGTGTCTGACAAGTTACGACTGGCCAGGCAATATCCGTGAACTGGAAAACGTCATTGAACACACTTTTATTCTTAATGACGAGCATGAGATTCTATTGTCCCACCTGCCTGAGAAGCTATTAAAGGCCGTCAACGTGCATTTACCACAAAAGACCAAACATCAAAATGCAGAAAGCCTCATAGATAAGCAGGCAGAAGAGTCTGTAGAGCTTTTTGAGGACAAAAAGATAGAAATCCCTATAGATTCACTGGATTTTCAAAAACAAAAAGAAGAGTTTGAGCGCCGATTTATCATTGAGGCCTTGAAGGCTAACGGCGGGAAGATCAACCAGACGGCTTTGCAGGCGAACATCCCTAAAAAGACTTTACTCCGAAAAATTGAAAAATACGGCATAGATCCAAAGTCCTTTACGCCTTAA
- a CDS encoding DUF2799 domain-containing protein: MNRFAAHFCLLIATPLLLTQCGSLEKKECENIHWATQGFNDGAEGRYSRLSQFLSKCATHDVSVGSDEYLEGYQKGLDKFCSEESGFSRGIQGLTPEKICEDNKKYAISYDSGKQNYCTYDIGVKDAQNAKPARLFCERDTQYFQGFQDGLKKFCTSESGYKYGFEGKKETQVCTGDLLPIFYGGYKRGRVDFLRRDNEKQASSIQLAEAELKLVNARFTEKLAEAYELPAASQDPYVVEKRLKLDSEIKLLKEKKSKLEQEIFDLQKKINQNNSDIGRLAF, translated from the coding sequence ATGAACCGTTTTGCAGCCCATTTTTGTCTCTTAATTGCCACACCCCTCCTACTGACTCAGTGTGGAAGCTTAGAAAAGAAAGAGTGTGAGAACATCCATTGGGCCACCCAAGGCTTCAACGATGGAGCCGAAGGCCGTTATAGCCGCCTCTCCCAGTTTCTCTCTAAATGCGCCACCCATGATGTTTCTGTAGGCAGTGATGAATACTTAGAGGGATATCAAAAGGGCTTAGATAAGTTTTGCAGTGAAGAGTCTGGATTCTCCCGAGGCATTCAAGGTCTCACACCAGAAAAGATTTGTGAGGACAATAAAAAATACGCCATCAGTTACGACAGCGGAAAGCAGAACTACTGCACCTATGACATCGGCGTGAAAGATGCTCAAAACGCAAAACCCGCGCGACTTTTTTGCGAAAGAGACACGCAATATTTTCAAGGCTTCCAAGATGGCTTAAAAAAGTTTTGCACTTCAGAGAGCGGATACAAATATGGCTTTGAAGGAAAAAAAGAAACTCAAGTTTGCACTGGTGACCTTTTACCTATCTTTTATGGCGGATACAAAAGAGGTCGGGTGGATTTTTTAAGACGAGACAACGAAAAGCAGGCTAGCTCCATCCAACTGGCCGAAGCAGAATTAAAATTGGTGAACGCCAGATTCACAGAAAAACTTGCCGAAGCCTACGAACTGCCCGCCGCAAGCCAAGACCCTTATGTGGTGGAAAAGCGGCTCAAGCTAGATTCTGAAATTAAACTTTTAAAAGAAAAGAAATCCAAACTTGAGCAAGAAATTTTTGATCTACAAAAAAAGATCAACCAGAACAATTCAGATATCGGTCGTTTAGCGTTTTAA
- a CDS encoding DMT family transporter, with product MALGIIFGVAAGALWGFSFIIPFVLPNASSELISAGRFGVYALVSAFLLLPQLKSVLKLLNGSRILWLLLLSVTGNSLYYILMVDAVRLTGVAITSIIVGALPVTIAIFGARSSAELKKFSGPLLLIVFGITVVQWPMLYDFFTGHAEVSFKGTLLAFAAHVSWLIFALMNARFLKLNTDISPKIWSELLGVGSFGTLAFYIVYRIWTGHLEVYTTGITMQFIALSFVLGCFGSVLGNWFWNEASKRLSTAFVGQLIVSETIFAIIYECIYLQKTPQIFEMLSLVLLALGVIWASKQARQRKLLN from the coding sequence ATGGCACTAGGCATTATTTTTGGGGTTGCAGCAGGGGCACTGTGGGGCTTTTCTTTTATCATCCCTTTTGTTCTTCCCAATGCATCTTCTGAATTGATCTCTGCAGGAAGATTTGGCGTTTATGCTTTAGTGTCGGCCTTCTTACTGCTTCCCCAACTTAAATCTGTTTTAAAACTTTTAAATGGGTCTCGCATTTTATGGTTGCTGCTTTTGTCTGTGACGGGAAATTCTTTGTATTACATTCTAATGGTGGATGCCGTAAGACTTACGGGTGTAGCAATCACATCCATCATTGTCGGCGCACTTCCTGTTACGATCGCCATTTTTGGTGCACGCTCTAGTGCTGAACTTAAAAAATTTAGTGGACCTTTATTGTTGATTGTTTTTGGGATTACGGTGGTTCAGTGGCCTATGCTCTATGACTTTTTCACAGGTCATGCTGAGGTCTCTTTTAAAGGAACACTTTTGGCTTTTGCGGCTCATGTGAGTTGGTTGATCTTTGCACTGATGAACGCTAGGTTTTTAAAACTCAATACGGATATCTCTCCTAAAATTTGGTCTGAACTTTTAGGAGTAGGCAGTTTTGGGACTCTTGCTTTTTATATCGTTTACCGAATTTGGACAGGTCACCTAGAGGTTTACACCACTGGCATCACCATGCAGTTCATCGCACTTTCTTTTGTGTTGGGGTGCTTTGGTTCAGTGCTAGGCAACTGGTTTTGGAACGAGGCCAGCAAGCGTTTATCTACGGCTTTTGTAGGACAGCTGATTGTCTCTGAGACCATTTTTGCCATCATTTACGAGTGCATTTATCTGCAAAAGACTCCTCAAATATTTGAAATGCTATCTCTGGTTCTTTTAGCCCTTGGGGTGATCTGGGCCAGCAAACAGGCTAGGCAGCGTAAACTTCTTAACTAA
- a CDS encoding HAMP domain-containing histidine kinase, with translation MRGFLSFLFLACGATLVALALYALIFSPQNSWSFRLAWLPVLGVFVAFWADHNMLRKQNSKLARESRTKADFISVLTHDLKTPLARIKAMAEVISNDASALTYEQKQALAQLDRSQYELTSFIDDIVQMSRLEGGSLKLNLQTSDINQVITTVVRESQFAAVDRNIEVAMELEPLFSFKFDRALIKQVIQNLVENALKYSHSHSRVLISTEDKDRFVVMQISDEGIGIPAKDLPFIFDRYYRSSEAKSFAGGSSGLGLYLCKAFTGLHGGTLDVKSKEGQGTTFTLTLPKGDRRV, from the coding sequence TTGAGAGGCTTTTTAAGTTTTCTTTTTTTGGCCTGTGGGGCGACTTTGGTGGCTTTGGCACTTTATGCCCTGATCTTTAGCCCACAGAATTCTTGGTCGTTCAGGCTGGCTTGGCTGCCTGTTCTGGGCGTCTTTGTGGCCTTTTGGGCCGATCACAATATGCTTCGTAAGCAGAACTCCAAGCTGGCGCGGGAATCGCGGACCAAGGCCGATTTCATCAGTGTCCTCACTCACGATCTTAAAACCCCATTGGCGAGGATCAAAGCCATGGCCGAGGTGATCAGTAATGATGCCAGCGCTCTGACCTATGAGCAAAAACAAGCCTTAGCCCAGCTCGACAGGTCTCAATATGAGCTGACAAGTTTTATTGACGACATTGTGCAGATGAGTCGCCTAGAAGGTGGGTCGCTGAAACTGAACCTGCAAACCTCAGACATCAATCAGGTCATCACCACGGTGGTGCGCGAGTCCCAATTTGCAGCCGTGGATCGAAATATTGAAGTGGCCATGGAGCTTGAGCCGCTATTTAGTTTTAAATTTGATAGGGCTCTTATCAAACAAGTGATTCAGAACTTGGTTGAAAATGCTTTGAAGTACAGCCATTCCCATTCGCGGGTTTTGATCTCTACAGAGGATAAAGATCGTTTTGTGGTGATGCAGATTTCCGATGAAGGGATAGGCATCCCTGCTAAAGATTTGCCATTTATTTTTGATAGATATTACCGTTCGTCTGAAGCGAAAAGCTTTGCGGGCGGCAGTTCGGGGTTGGGACTCTACCTCTGTAAAGCCTTTACAGGCCTGCATGGCGGTACTCTGGACGTGAAGTCTAAAGAAGGACAGGGCACAACCTTTACACTCACCTTACCTAAGGGTGACAGGAGGGTGTAG
- a CDS encoding DUF3817 domain-containing protein has product MVQAFRILGWLEGLSFLALLFVAVPMKHLYGDPQYVKVLGPIHGGLFVGYVLLSHYVADKLGWDLKTRFLAFVASVLPFGTFVFEAKYLRKS; this is encoded by the coding sequence ATGGTGCAAGCATTTAGAATACTAGGTTGGTTAGAAGGACTTTCGTTTTTGGCATTGTTGTTTGTCGCTGTACCCATGAAGCATCTATATGGTGATCCACAATATGTAAAAGTTCTTGGCCCTATTCATGGTGGCTTATTTGTGGGTTATGTTTTGCTGAGTCACTATGTAGCAGACAAGTTAGGCTGGGATCTCAAGACCCGTTTCCTAGCTTTTGTGGCTTCCGTTCTACCATTTGGAACCTTTGTTTTTGAAGCCAAGTATTTACGTAAATCTTAA
- a CDS encoding ribonuclease HI family protein, which translates to MINEVVVYTDGASRGNPGPASYGVWICANEKPVEELKGYLGIQTNNYAEYTAVIQALTWAKQKGISQVVVRSDSELLVKQLSGIYKVKSDAIKPLYQQIKNLIGSSFKSVSFQHVRREFNKEADRLANEALDEL; encoded by the coding sequence ATGATCAATGAAGTGGTGGTGTATACGGATGGAGCTTCAAGAGGAAATCCTGGCCCCGCTTCTTATGGCGTTTGGATTTGTGCCAATGAAAAACCCGTAGAGGAATTAAAAGGCTATCTTGGAATTCAGACCAATAATTACGCAGAATACACCGCAGTCATTCAAGCTTTAACTTGGGCTAAGCAAAAAGGGATTTCACAGGTGGTCGTGCGTTCAGACAGTGAGTTGCTGGTCAAACAGTTGAGTGGAATTTATAAAGTGAAATCCGATGCGATCAAACCTCTCTATCAACAGATCAAAAACCTTATTGGCTCCTCCTTTAAAAGCGTGTCTTTTCAACATGTAAGACGTGAATTCAATAAAGAAGCAGACCGTTTGGCAAACGAAGCCTTAGACGAGTTATAA
- a CDS encoding MgtC/SapB family protein, with product MALLVSRVKLKSMDLFFDDFHFSYFIRMLVSFLCGLMFGLERQLRAKPFGIRACVLICMGTTLFVYVGQEALTLASDSTRVIGQVITGIGFLGAGAILQKDSLVLGITSAATIWVIAAVGAAIGAGHLGYGVATTFLCVTLLTVSRQIEMRVSMLHQGGISYIRSDRRKRKRDDYDQ from the coding sequence TTGGCACTTCTAGTTAGTAGGGTTAAGCTTAAAAGCATGGACCTGTTTTTTGACGATTTTCATTTCAGTTATTTTATTCGTATGTTGGTGTCTTTTCTGTGTGGACTGATGTTTGGCCTTGAAAGACAACTCAGAGCAAAACCTTTTGGGATTCGTGCCTGTGTTTTGATCTGCATGGGAACAACATTATTTGTTTATGTCGGGCAAGAAGCTTTAACTTTGGCTTCAGACTCTACTCGTGTGATCGGTCAGGTGATCACAGGAATTGGTTTTCTGGGTGCTGGAGCGATCTTGCAAAAAGACAGTTTAGTGCTTGGGATCACGTCAGCGGCCACTATTTGGGTGATTGCTGCTGTGGGTGCAGCTATTGGAGCTGGACATTTAGGTTACGGTGTTGCGACTACTTTTTTATGCGTCACCCTTTTAACTGTATCCAGACAGATCGAAATGCGAGTATCAATGCTACATCAGGGTGGAATCTCTTACATTCGCTCAGATCGTAGGAAAAGAAAAAGAGATGACTATGATCAATGA
- the lspA gene encoding signal peptidase II, with protein MVKIREGTTTEVGHLNKKYLYLILITAIVVILDQITKMYININFRLGESVPVIQDIFHITYVRNTGAAFGLFSNASELFRTAFFLSLPPIAMIAIFMFIKSTPEKEKLQCMALSLVFAGALGNYIDRLRFRYVIDFLDFHYKNVWSYPAFNVADISIVCGVIALFYFTFTEEIRKKKVKS; from the coding sequence TTGGTTAAAATACGAGAAGGCACGACAACTGAGGTAGGACATTTGAACAAGAAGTATTTATATCTGATTTTAATAACGGCCATCGTAGTGATTTTGGATCAAATCACAAAGATGTATATCAACATCAATTTTCGCTTGGGCGAGTCTGTACCTGTCATCCAAGATATTTTTCACATCACTTATGTGAGAAATACGGGTGCGGCTTTTGGTCTTTTTAGCAATGCCAGCGAGTTGTTCAGAACCGCTTTCTTTCTATCATTGCCACCCATTGCGATGATTGCCATTTTTATGTTTATTAAAAGCACTCCTGAAAAGGAAAAGTTGCAATGTATGGCTTTGAGTTTAGTATTTGCGGGTGCTCTTGGGAATTACATTGACCGCTTACGCTTTCGTTATGTGATCGACTTCTTGGATTTTCATTATAAGAACGTCTGGTCTTACCCTGCGTTTAACGTTGCTGACATTTCCATTGTGTGTGGTGTGATCGCATTATTTTATTTTACCTTCACTGAAGAGATTAGGAAGAAAAAGGTTAAGAGTTGA
- a CDS encoding 1,4-dihydroxy-2-naphthoyl-CoA synthase: MVYPQAMISPIFDPQVWDVVSEFDFKDITYHRAKEQGTVRIAFHRPEVRNAFRPQTVDELYMALDHARQTPDVGCVLVTGNGPSPKDGGWAFCSGGDQRIRGKDGYKYENEPSSSHQTATDKQNAFESAKLGRLHILEVQRLIRFMPKVVIAVVPGWAVGGGHSLHVVCDLTLASKEHAVFKQTDVDVASFDGGYGSAYLAKQVGQKRAREIFFLGASYSADEAFQMGMVNEVVPHVELEKRALEWAAEINSKSPTAIRMSKFAMNLTDDGMVGQQVFAGEATRLAYMTDEAVEGRNSFVEKRPKDFKKFPWHF, translated from the coding sequence TTGGTATATCCTCAAGCTATGATTTCACCAATATTTGATCCCCAAGTGTGGGATGTTGTTTCAGAATTTGATTTTAAAGACATCACTTATCATCGCGCCAAAGAGCAAGGCACGGTTAGAATTGCCTTCCATCGTCCAGAAGTGCGCAATGCTTTTCGACCCCAAACAGTAGATGAGCTGTACATGGCCCTAGATCATGCACGTCAAACCCCCGATGTGGGCTGTGTGCTTGTGACGGGGAATGGTCCATCACCCAAAGATGGAGGTTGGGCCTTTTGTTCTGGCGGAGATCAAAGAATTCGTGGCAAAGATGGCTACAAATACGAAAACGAACCCTCATCGTCGCATCAGACAGCAACAGATAAACAAAACGCATTTGAATCTGCAAAATTGGGTCGGTTGCACATTCTAGAAGTGCAACGTTTGATTCGATTTATGCCCAAAGTGGTCATCGCTGTGGTTCCTGGTTGGGCCGTGGGTGGAGGACACTCTTTACATGTGGTGTGTGACCTGACCTTAGCAAGTAAAGAGCATGCGGTTTTCAAGCAGACCGATGTGGATGTGGCAAGTTTTGATGGCGGATATGGCTCTGCGTATTTGGCTAAACAGGTGGGACAAAAACGTGCACGAGAAATCTTCTTTTTAGGTGCCAGCTATTCTGCCGATGAAGCCTTCCAGATGGGAATGGTTAATGAGGTGGTGCCTCATGTAGAACTTGAAAAACGAGCCTTAGAGTGGGCCGCTGAAATCAACAGCAAAAGCCCAACAGCCATTCGTATGTCAAAGTTTGCTATGAATCTGACTGATGATGGCATGGTGGGGCAGCAAGTTTTTGCGGGTGAAGCGACTCGTTTGGCTTACATGACGGATGAAGCTGTGGAAGGGCGTAACTCTTTCGTTGAAAAGCGTCCCAAAGACTTTAAAAAGTTTCCTTGGCACTTCTAG
- the ileS gene encoding isoleucine--tRNA ligase: protein MSTPTEKENYSKTLKLPETEFPMRGDLPKREPEILKKWEEKKQYQKMIAKNKGKTKFVFHDGPPYANGDIHLGHVLNKVLKDIVVKYKNMQGFHTEFIPGWDCHGLPIEHKVSKELGEKRKDKTKKDIRALCRAEAQKWVGIQRDQFKRLGILADWEDPYLTLHPNYEAEEVRELGRMLKNKVLYRGEKPVFWCPTLQTALADTEVEYRDHKSPSIYVKFEIAEESLKALGLPAKTSVVIWTTTPWTLPANFGISFHPDFEYAYFDSSVGPIVIAKELKEAFEKATETTLGDVKKTFKGTEFENLKALHPFLDRTSLFVLGQHVTLDAGTGCVHTAPGHGVDDYNVGLKYGLPVFSPVDEAGNYTEEYPEMQGQNIFKANPVIIEKLKESGHLIHVSYFTHSYPHNWRSKTPLIYRATPQWFIRVDDEKFNIRQKALQSIENEIAFVPAWGQARLKAMVENRPDWCISRQRIWGVPIPVFFCDSCNEALVKEDIINDIADKMEKGQGIEEYFEAPKGTFTKGHTCEKCGGQEFTASQDILDVWFDSGVGHAAVQAKREGLSVPADIYLEGSDQHRGWFQTSLLTSMASRGSAPFKALVTHGFLNDEKGYKMSKSLGNTIDPSTVFKQNGAEILRLWVAYEDFGKDVSVGPEILKRVTETYRRIRNTMRFLLGNTKYIEQIEMLKFEELDSLDRWILHKLNQLIKDVTAHYDQYNFYRVYHAVNQFFTVDLSAYYLDIIKDRLYCEPESSLKRRSSLTALYHITNDLTKMLAPILSFLAEEIHPYLSGPKADTIWEESFPQFRTEWNFEAVATEFDQLMAIRSNVTKVLEDLRKEKVIGSSLEARVTITLAGEDFKLATKYEDFLEELFIVSQVQLAEGPESVKAEKYQGNKCARCWKIKDAKGMDKNREDVCQRCAEALV from the coding sequence ATGTCTACACCTACAGAGAAGGAAAACTATTCAAAAACCCTAAAATTACCTGAGACGGAATTTCCCATGCGTGGCGATTTGCCTAAAAGAGAGCCCGAAATTCTAAAAAAATGGGAAGAGAAGAAGCAGTACCAAAAGATGATCGCTAAAAACAAAGGGAAGACAAAATTTGTTTTCCACGATGGTCCTCCTTATGCCAACGGTGACATTCATTTGGGCCATGTGCTGAATAAGGTTTTAAAAGACATCGTTGTTAAATATAAAAATATGCAAGGCTTTCACACTGAGTTTATCCCAGGGTGGGATTGTCACGGACTTCCGATTGAGCATAAGGTTTCAAAAGAGTTAGGTGAAAAGCGAAAAGACAAAACTAAAAAAGACATCCGCGCTCTTTGTCGTGCAGAAGCACAAAAGTGGGTAGGTATACAGCGTGACCAGTTCAAACGCTTAGGCATTCTTGCAGACTGGGAAGACCCGTATTTGACTTTGCACCCCAACTACGAAGCTGAAGAGGTCAGAGAACTAGGAAGAATGCTTAAGAATAAAGTTCTGTATCGTGGGGAAAAGCCCGTGTTTTGGTGTCCTACGCTTCAAACTGCCCTAGCGGATACAGAGGTGGAGTACCGCGACCACAAAAGCCCTTCTATTTATGTGAAATTTGAAATTGCAGAAGAGTCACTCAAAGCTTTAGGATTGCCTGCAAAAACCAGTGTGGTCATTTGGACTACAACTCCGTGGACTTTACCTGCCAACTTTGGGATCAGCTTTCACCCTGACTTTGAGTATGCCTACTTTGACAGTTCAGTGGGTCCGATTGTGATTGCTAAAGAACTCAAAGAAGCTTTTGAAAAGGCCACTGAAACCACTTTGGGCGATGTGAAAAAGACTTTTAAAGGTACGGAGTTTGAAAATTTAAAAGCTTTGCACCCATTTTTAGATCGCACCTCGCTTTTTGTTTTAGGGCAACATGTGACTTTAGATGCAGGGACTGGGTGTGTGCACACGGCTCCTGGGCATGGGGTGGATGACTATAATGTGGGTCTTAAATATGGACTTCCTGTATTTAGTCCTGTGGATGAAGCGGGGAACTACACTGAAGAGTATCCAGAAATGCAGGGCCAAAATATTTTTAAAGCCAACCCTGTGATCATTGAGAAACTAAAGGAATCGGGCCACTTGATTCATGTCAGTTATTTTACACACAGTTACCCGCACAACTGGCGTTCAAAAACACCTCTTATTTACCGCGCGACCCCCCAGTGGTTCATCCGAGTTGATGACGAGAAGTTCAACATTAGACAAAAAGCCTTGCAAAGTATTGAGAATGAAATTGCTTTTGTGCCTGCATGGGGACAAGCGCGTTTGAAGGCCATGGTGGAAAACCGTCCCGACTGGTGTATCAGTCGCCAAAGAATTTGGGGAGTCCCCATTCCTGTGTTCTTCTGTGATTCCTGTAACGAGGCTTTGGTTAAAGAAGACATCATCAATGATATTGCTGACAAGATGGAAAAGGGCCAAGGTATTGAAGAGTACTTTGAAGCTCCAAAAGGGACTTTCACCAAAGGCCATACATGTGAAAAGTGTGGAGGCCAAGAGTTTACAGCCTCGCAAGACATTTTAGATGTATGGTTTGACAGTGGTGTGGGCCACGCCGCCGTTCAGGCAAAAAGAGAAGGCTTAAGCGTGCCTGCTGACATTTATCTTGAAGGAAGTGATCAGCACAGAGGCTGGTTTCAGACCAGTCTGCTCACGTCAATGGCCTCCCGAGGCAGTGCTCCCTTTAAGGCTTTAGTCACTCATGGTTTTTTAAATGATGAGAAGGGCTATAAGATGAGTAAGAGCCTTGGGAACACAATTGATCCCTCTACGGTGTTTAAACAAAATGGAGCGGAGATTTTACGTCTATGGGTCGCCTATGAAGATTTTGGTAAAGACGTCAGTGTGGGGCCTGAAATTCTAAAACGCGTGACAGAGACCTATCGTCGTATTCGTAATACCATGCGCTTTTTGTTGGGTAACACAAAGTATATAGAACAGATTGAGATGCTGAAGTTTGAAGAGTTAGACAGCTTGGATCGGTGGATTTTACATAAGCTCAATCAGCTGATCAAAGATGTGACAGCTCATTACGATCAGTATAATTTTTATCGCGTGTATCATGCGGTGAACCAGTTTTTTACTGTGGATCTCAGTGCGTATTATTTAGATATCATTAAAGACAGATTGTATTGTGAGCCTGAATCTTCATTAAAACGCAGGTCGTCTTTGACGGCGCTTTACCATATCACCAATGATTTAACTAAAATGTTAGCGCCAATTCTTTCTTTCTTAGCCGAAGAGATTCACCCCTATTTATCTGGCCCCAAAGCGGATACGATTTGGGAGGAAAGTTTTCCGCAATTTAGAACTGAATGGAATTTTGAGGCTGTGGCCACAGAGTTTGATCAATTGATGGCCATCCGTTCAAATGTCACCAAAGTTTTAGAGGACCTGAGAAAAGAGAAGGTGATTGGTTCCAGTCTTGAGGCACGGGTGACAATCACTTTAGCAGGAGAAGACTTTAAACTGGCCACCAAATATGAAGACTTTTTAGAAGAGCTATTTATCGTTTCGCAGGTGCAATTGGCCGAAGGTCCTGAATCTGTCAAGGCCGAAAAGTATCAGGGGAATAAGTGTGCACGGTGCTGGAAGATTAAAGATGCTAAAGGCATGGACAAAAATCGCGAGGATGTTTGTCAACGTTGCGCAGAGGCATTAGTCTAG